In Chryseobacterium oryzae, the genomic stretch CAATTACTTTAGGTGGATGAAAAATACGAGAATATTCCAAAACAGTAAAATGGTCGGAATAAGAAAAATTCTTCTTGATTTCTGTAAAATTAAAATGAATATCAAAAGAAATTTCTAAAAGTTTTGGAGGAGGTGTACTGAAAAATGAAACTACCGAATGGTCGTGAGTTTTAAAAGGTAAACTCATATCTTGTTGATAATCTGCGTCTTTAACAGTTTCGTCAAGATAATGCATTTTAAGGAAAGAGAAAATTGTAATATTAGAATTTTCATTCTTATGCTTGTAGTAATGCTCTATAAGATTAGGCAATTTAATCATCTGTCTTATTTCACTAAATGAAAAAAGATACGTAACAATACAAAAGTAAATGATAAATCGCTTCAAAAATCAATACTTATTTTGAACTGCAAAAATAAGTAAAAAATAGACTTGCTTATTGTATTTAAATTAAAATTTAGAATGATTTTAAGGAGAGATTTTTTTTTACGTTACTGAAAAAGCTGTATTTTTGAGGCAAATTATTAGAAAAAATGAAAAAAGTTTTAGCAATCGCATTCATCGGAGGTTTATTCGCAGTTAGCTGCTCAAAGAAAGCAGACAAATCTTTGCAAGACAGTAATGTTATGCTCGAAGAACCTGCTGCACCAACCGTTACCGATACTACATCAGCAAAAAAAGATACTGCTCCTGCTGCAACTCCAGCTCCTGCAAAAGTAGATTCTACAGCTAAAAAATAATGAAGTATGTATTTTTAACAGGGATTCTTGCATTTTTATCGGTTTCCTGTTCTAAAAAAGAAAATTCAGAAATTCAGCAAGATTCGGGTAATTTGCCTTCTCCTGTTGTAAAAAATGTGTCAGGACAAACCTTAATGGAATCTTCAGACTGTATGTCTTGTCATAACATCAACGAAAAAATGATAGGCCCTTCTTACCAGGAAATTGCAGCAAAATACACTGATAAAGATATAGAGAAGCTCGCTTCAAAAATTATAGAGGGCGGAAGTGGAGTTTGGGGAGAAATTCCTATGGCGCCACATTCTCAGTTTTCTAAAGATGATGCCAAAAAAATGGTAGAATATATTCTCAGTCTGAAAAAGTAATGAATGCCTGAGGAAAAACTAAATCTGCACCCAAGAAATCTGCACAGAAATTCTTACGATTTTGAGAAACTGATTTCTTGTGTGCCAGATTTAAAACATTATGTTTTCAAAAATTCTTTTGGAAACCTTACCATTAATTTCAGTATTCCCAAAGCTGTAAAATTACTTAATAAAGCGTTGCTGAAGCAATTTTACGGAATTCAAAACTGGGATATTCCAGACGAAAATCTGTGTCCGCCCATTCCCGGTAGAGCAGATTATGTTCATTACATCGCCGATCTTTTGTCCGAAAAAAGAGATGAAATTCCGCAAGGCTCTTCTATAAAAGGGTTAGACATTGGTACAGGAGCCAACCTCGTGTATCCTCTTTTAGCTCATACATCTTACGGATGGAAAATTTGGGGAACCGATATCAGCAGGAAGTCTTTGCAAAATGCACAGGATATTTTAGATGGAAATCCGGAGTTTTCATCTAAAGTTCATCTGAAATTTCAGCCAGATTCGGGGTTTATCTTTAAGAATGTTCTTCGTTCCGAAGATCGGTTTGCGTTCTCCATGTGCAATCCGCCATTTCACGATTCTGAAGAAGCGGCTTTCAAAGGAAATCTCAGAAAAACAAAAAATCTCCACAAAAATAAAATTCACAATCCAAAGCTAAACTTTGCAGGAAACGATTCTGAACTTTGGTGCGAAGGCGGCGAAATTGCTTTTATTTCTAAAATGATTGAAGAAAGTGCAGCTTTTTCATCACAGATTTTATGGTTTACTTGTCTGGTTTCCAAAAAAGAAAATCTGCCCAAGCTTTATTCGCTTTTAAAGAAGGCAAATGCCATCGAAATTAAAACCATAGATATGGCACAAGGTCAGAAAATAAGCAGAATTTTAGCGTGGACTTTCATTCACCAATCAGATAGAAAGAAGTTTTTAGATTAATTTTTTTATTTGGGCAGCTTAGAACTTCGTTCGTAAACTTCTATAAAAGTCTTCGCTTTTTCTCATTTATGCCCTCCGTTCACGCTTTTTTGCTCGTCGTGCCTCCTCGCAAAAAGAGCTCCACTCAGGTCGGGCTGCGGGTGATTCAGTTTTGAAAAATTCCCTTTCTATGCAGGGATAGTGAAAATTTCAAAGAAATTTTTGACGGGGTGGTTTAGTAGATATTCTTTTTTATAAAGCTTAAAAAGAAAACCGCTCAACTTCAATTCAATATGAAACTTTTGCGACTTTTATGCTTTAAATAAAATTCAGGTTTCATAAACGCTTAAAAATCCCTATTTTTGCAAGTCGAAAAAAAATCGAATTTACAAATGCAATTATCAGAACAGGAAATCATTAGAAGAGAAAAGCTGAATAAGCTTGTTGAAATGGGAATCAATGCATTCCCGGCAGAAGAATATGTAATTACAGATACTACAGAATCTATAAAACAGAATTTTTCTGAAAGTAAACAGGTGAAAATTGCGGGAAGATTAATGTCCCGCCGTATTCAGGGGAAAGCTTCTTTTGCTGAGTTGCAGGATTCTACAGGAAGAATTCAGATCTACTTCAACAGAGACGAAATCTGTGCAGGAGAAGATAAAACTTTGTATAATGAAGTTTATAAACATCTTTTAGACATTGGTGACATCATCGGTATTGAAGGTGAGCTTTTTACCACTCAGGTTGGGGAAAAAACTGTTTTAGTGAAGAATTTTACGCTTTTAACCAAAGCTTTGAGACCGCTTCCACAGGCAAAAACCGATGAAAATGGGGTAGTGCATGATGCATTTAATGATGCGGAATTAAGATACAGACAGCGTTACGTAGATTTAACAGTAAATCCTCACGTAAAAGAAATTTTCGTGAAAAGAACAAAGCTGTTTAATGCAATGAGAACTTTCTTTAATGACGCAGGATATTTTGAGGTAGAAACTCCTATTTTACAGTCAATTCCCGGTGGAGCGGCAGCAAGACCGTTTATTACGCATCATAACGCTTTAGATATTCCTTTATATTTAAGAATAGCCAACGAATTGTATCTTAAAAGATTGATTGTTGGTGGTTTTGACGGCGTATATGAATTCTCTAAAAACTTCAGAAATGAAGGGATGGACAGAACCCATAACCCGGAATTTACCGCCATGGAAATCTATGTAGCCTACAAAGATTACAACTGGATGATGGATTTTACCGAAAAATTGCTCGAGTTCTGTGCAACTTCTGTAAACGGTTCTTCAGAATCTGTTTTCGGAGAGCATACCATCAGCTGGAAAGCTCCTTATCCTAGAGTTTCTATGACGGAAGCAATTCTTAAGTACACAGGTTTTGATATCACAGGAAAGTCTGAGCAGGAATTGTTCGACTTCGCTAAATCTATCGGCATTGAAGTGAACGAAACTATGGGGAAAGGCAAACTGATTGATGAGATTTTTGGTGAAAAATGTGAAGGAAACTTCATTCAGCCAACTTTCATTACAGATTATCCGGTTGAAATGTCTCCATTAACCAAAAAGCACAGAAGCAAAGAAGGTTTAACGGAGCGTTTTGAATTGATGGTTTGTGGTAAAGAAATTGCCAATGCCTATTCTGAGTTGAATGATCCTATCGACCAAAGAGAGCGTTTTGAAGAGCAGCTGAAATTATCTGAAAAAGGAGATGATGAAGCTACCGGATTTATTGACGAAGATTTCCTTAGAGCCTTAGAATATGGTATGCCGCCAACTTCTGGTTTAGGAATTGGGATGGATAGATTGATTATGTTCTTAACCAATAATCCTTCCATTCAGGAAGTGTTATTTTTCCCTCAAATGAAGCCGGAAAAAGCAACTCCGCAAATTGAACTGGGTGATGATGAAAAGGTGATTTTAGAAATTCTAGGTTCCCAGGAAGAGCCAATGGAGTTGAATGAAGTGAAAAACCGTTCTCACCTTTCGGGTAAAAAATGGGATAAAGCATCAAAAACTTTAACTAAAGCCGGAATAGCTAAAGTGGAAAAAATTGATGAAGTTCTATGGATGAAAATGGCATAAGCCTTTAAAAAATATATAGAAAAACTGTTTTATAATTATAAAGCAGTTTTTTTTGTTTTATAGCAATTTACATTGTGTTTATGAATTTATAGGATATTCATAACGACAGAAAATTTTTAATTAAAATATCTTTACTTATATTTACAAGACAATAAATACAACGTGAAAAAATACCCGTGGTGGAAAGCTTTAATTGATTTTGGACTAAGCTCTGCAGCCATTATTTTTTTGTTACCACTGTTTCTGATTCTTCTACTTGTTTCATCTTTCGATACTGGTTTTCCGGGAATTTTTACTCAAAAAAGGGTTGGAAGATACGGGAAATTGTTTGTAATTTATAAATTCCGAACTTATCATTCTGAAACATCACAAAAATCATCTGTAGGCAACTGGATGCGTAAAACAAAATTAGACGAACTTCCACAATTATTCAATGTTCTGAAGGGCGATATGTCTTTTGTAGGTCCGAGACCCGATTTGCCAGGTTATTATGATATATTGGAAGGAGAAAATCGCCTGATTTTAGAATTAAAACCTGGACTTACGAGTGAAGCTGGAATTAAATTCCGGAATGAAGAAAAATTGCTTGAAGAGCAGGAAGATCCTTTATCTTACAATGATAATATTCTCTTTCCCGAAAAAGTAAAAATGAATCTGGATTACTATTATCACCTATCGTTCAAAAAAGATGCACAAATTTTGCTTAAAACCTTTTTCGTATTAAGCAAATAATTTTATGTTAGTTTATAAACAGATTTTCAGATATTTAACATTTAAAGTTTTAATAGTAGCGGTTTCATTTTGTTTTTTGTGGTGTTCTGCTCAAACTGAAGTTAAAATTAATGCTCCATTTATTCCAATAGGGATTTTTAATGGTGCAGTAGAAAAAGCAGTAACTGAGAAAATATCGGTTCAGGCTGAAGTTTTTGTTTCCCCCTGGAAATCATTTGCTGGAAAAAATCTTCAGATATATATGGGGACATTGGAAGGCCGGTACTATTTTGATGAAGTGATGAAGAAATGGTATGTTGGAGCCTACGGATCAATAGCGTTATTTAATCTTCAAAAATGGAATTATTATAATGCCTCTACGGTTCCGGATGAAAATGGAAATCCACAACGATTACCAGATGGAAGTATTAGAATGACGGAGAGATTTCAAAAAGGTGTGTCCTTTATATTTGGGATAAGTGGTGGTTATCATTTTGAGATTAATTCAAAGCTAGGATTAGATGTTTTTGCAGGAATTGGAACATCACAATCGATTTATAAAGGATATCTTAAAGATAATCATGAGAGATATGATGGCGCAAAAAAATGGAATAAAAGCGGAGAAATGATACCAACACGAGTGGGAGTAATGTTTACCTATAAATTATAAACCTAAAAAATAAATTATTCTATATATACTTGCTTTTTTGTTCTTTTACTGATAAAAAATGTACTTCAAAACCGACTTTTAACAAAATATAGATACTCAAAAACTCCCTTTTTAACTAAATAATAGATATATTTGCAATCGTTTACAAAAATATAATTAATCCAAAAAATGGATCATAATAGCAAGAAGGAAATCAATATAAAGGAACTTTTATCACCATATTTAAGAAACTGGAAGTATTTCGTTGCGACTGTTTTTTTAGCTTTAGTTGGTGCTGTTTTTTACATAAAATCTAAGTCTCCTGTTTTTAAAGTTCAGACCTCAGTTCTTATAAAAGATGCGAAAAAAATGTCTGCCGCATCGGGAGATGTGGGTGTTTTGCAAAGTCTCGGAGGATTTGGTGGAATGGGAACCAACAGTATTGAAAATGAAGTAGGTGTATTTGCATCCAAAACTATTGTAGAGGATGTTTTGAAAGAACTTAATTTTCAAACTGTTTTTTATGCAAAGCAGACTCTGAAAGATATCGAACTGTACGGAGAAACAAATCCATATATAGTAAATGTAGTTCAGGAAAAAGAAAATGTTCTCCTTCCGAAAAAGCCTATTTCCATTAAAACAAAAGGAAATATAATAACATTATCTTCGGAAGAGTTCGACAAAGACATTGTTACTTCTTTTAATAAAACCACAAGTCTGCCATTTGGAATAATTATCATCTCAAAAAATCCTAAATATAAAGCTCCTTTTAAAGTAGATATGTCGGATATTATATTCTACTACACGAGTTTTGATGGTGCTGTAGACGGTTATCAACGCGCTTTAAAAGTAGATTTGCTGGATAAAGACGGAACTATAATTACATTATCTGTAGATTTCGAAAATACAGCGAAAGCAAAAGATTTTCTTGATCGTTTGGTAAGACAATATAATGTGTATGCAATTAATGATAAAAATATAGAATCTAAGAAGACAAAAGATTTTATAGATCAAAGAATTGTTTTAATATCTAAAGAACTTGGAGATGTTGAATCTCAAAAACAAGACTTTAAATCCGGAAATAATATTGTAGATCTTCCTACAGAAGCCAGAATCAACCTTCAGACGAAGGAACAGAGTAAAGTTCAGATGCTGGAACTGGCAACCCAAATGGAGTTGAGTAAATTCCTAAGAAGTTCCCTGAATAAAAAGGGTACGGGTGATGTATTACCGCTTAATATAGGATTGGAGAATGAAGCAGCTTTAAATGCTATT encodes the following:
- a CDS encoding c-type cytochrome, which encodes MKYVFLTGILAFLSVSCSKKENSEIQQDSGNLPSPVVKNVSGQTLMESSDCMSCHNINEKMIGPSYQEIAAKYTDKDIEKLASKIIEGGSGVWGEIPMAPHSQFSKDDAKKMVEYILSLKK
- the rlmF gene encoding 23S rRNA (adenine(1618)-N(6))-methyltransferase RlmF; protein product: MPEEKLNLHPRNLHRNSYDFEKLISCVPDLKHYVFKNSFGNLTINFSIPKAVKLLNKALLKQFYGIQNWDIPDENLCPPIPGRADYVHYIADLLSEKRDEIPQGSSIKGLDIGTGANLVYPLLAHTSYGWKIWGTDISRKSLQNAQDILDGNPEFSSKVHLKFQPDSGFIFKNVLRSEDRFAFSMCNPPFHDSEEAAFKGNLRKTKNLHKNKIHNPKLNFAGNDSELWCEGGEIAFISKMIEESAAFSSQILWFTCLVSKKENLPKLYSLLKKANAIEIKTIDMAQGQKISRILAWTFIHQSDRKKFLD
- the lysS gene encoding lysine--tRNA ligase; protein product: MQLSEQEIIRREKLNKLVEMGINAFPAEEYVITDTTESIKQNFSESKQVKIAGRLMSRRIQGKASFAELQDSTGRIQIYFNRDEICAGEDKTLYNEVYKHLLDIGDIIGIEGELFTTQVGEKTVLVKNFTLLTKALRPLPQAKTDENGVVHDAFNDAELRYRQRYVDLTVNPHVKEIFVKRTKLFNAMRTFFNDAGYFEVETPILQSIPGGAAARPFITHHNALDIPLYLRIANELYLKRLIVGGFDGVYEFSKNFRNEGMDRTHNPEFTAMEIYVAYKDYNWMMDFTEKLLEFCATSVNGSSESVFGEHTISWKAPYPRVSMTEAILKYTGFDITGKSEQELFDFAKSIGIEVNETMGKGKLIDEIFGEKCEGNFIQPTFITDYPVEMSPLTKKHRSKEGLTERFELMVCGKEIANAYSELNDPIDQRERFEEQLKLSEKGDDEATGFIDEDFLRALEYGMPPTSGLGIGMDRLIMFLTNNPSIQEVLFFPQMKPEKATPQIELGDDEKVILEILGSQEEPMELNEVKNRSHLSGKKWDKASKTLTKAGIAKVEKIDEVLWMKMA
- a CDS encoding sugar transferase, whose translation is MKKYPWWKALIDFGLSSAAIIFLLPLFLILLLVSSFDTGFPGIFTQKRVGRYGKLFVIYKFRTYHSETSQKSSVGNWMRKTKLDELPQLFNVLKGDMSFVGPRPDLPGYYDILEGENRLILELKPGLTSEAGIKFRNEEKLLEEQEDPLSYNDNILFPEKVKMNLDYYYHLSFKKDAQILLKTFFVLSK
- a CDS encoding DUF3575 domain-containing protein, with the translated sequence MLVYKQIFRYLTFKVLIVAVSFCFLWCSAQTEVKINAPFIPIGIFNGAVEKAVTEKISVQAEVFVSPWKSFAGKNLQIYMGTLEGRYYFDEVMKKWYVGAYGSIALFNLQKWNYYNASTVPDENGNPQRLPDGSIRMTERFQKGVSFIFGISGGYHFEINSKLGLDVFAGIGTSQSIYKGYLKDNHERYDGAKKWNKSGEMIPTRVGVMFTYKL